One Tachysurus vachellii isolate PV-2020 chromosome 8, HZAU_Pvac_v1, whole genome shotgun sequence genomic window carries:
- the abhd13 gene encoding protein ABHD13 produces MEKSWRFWGTLERCLLTVGSWIWGVCRISLLALILTFHLYGGILLLCLILASVAGILYKFQDVLLYFPDQPSSSRLYVPMPTGIPNESVHIRTKDGVRLNLILLRYTGENPALVPTILYFHGNAGNIGHRVPNALLMLVNLKANVVLVDYRGYGKSDGEPSEDGLYQDAEATLDYVMSRPDIDKTKIILFGRSLGGAVAIRLASVNPHRVAAIMVENTFLSIPHMASTLFSFLPMRYLPVWCYKNKFLSYRYVTLCRMPSLFISGLSDQLIPPVMMKQLYELSPARTKRLGIFPEGTHNDTWQCQGYFAALEQFIKELLKGHAQEEASQGSASVTII; encoded by the coding sequence ATGGAGAAGTCATGGAGGTTTTGGGGGACACTGGAGCGATGCCTGCTGACTGTGGGCTCATGGATTTGGGGAGTTTGCCGAATCTCACTGCTGGCACTTATCCTTACCTTCCACCTCTATGGCGGCATCTTGTTGCTGTGTCTCATATTGGCTTCTGTGGCTGGGATCCTGTACAAATTCCAGGATGTGCTGCTGTATTTTCCTGATCAGCCTTCCTCCTCACGCCTTTATGTTCCCATGCCTACTGGAATTCCTAACGAGAGTGTCCATATACGTACTAAAGACGGTGTGCGGCTCAACCTAATTTTACTACGCTACACGGGTGAAAATCCTGCTCTAGTTCCTACCATTTTGTATTTTCATGGCAACGCAGGGAACATCGGACACCGCGTACCCAATGCACTGCTCATGCTCGTTAACCTAAAAGCTAACGTGGTTCTGGTAGACTACAGAGGTTATGGAAAAAGTGATGGTGAGCCAAGTGAAGACGGACTCTATCAGGATGCTGAGGCCACACTGGACTATGTCATGTCACGGCCTGACATTGACAAGACTAAAATCATATTGTTCGGCAGGTCTCTGGGTGGTGCCGTGGCCATCAGGTTGGCCTCAGTTAACCCACACCGTGTGGCGGCTATAATGGTGGAGAACACGTTCTTGAGCATCCCACACATGGCGTCCAcactcttttccttccttcccatGCGCTACCTTCCTGTTTGGTGCTATAAGAACAAATTCCTTTCCTACAGGTATGTGACTCTATGCCGTATGCCCTCACTTTTCATTTCGGGCCTGTCGGACCAGCTTATCCCGCCTGTCATGATGAAACAGCTATACGAGCTGTCGCCTGCGCGGACTAAGCGCCTTGGCATCTTTCCTGAGGGAACGCACAACGACACCTGGCAGTGCCAGGGTTATTTTGCTGCTCTTGAGCAGTTTATTAAAGAGCTGCTCAAGGGCCATGCACAGGAAGAAGCATCCCAGGGCTCTGCAAGTGTCACCATCATTTAG
- the tnfsf13b gene encoding tumor necrosis factor ligand superfamily member 13B isoform X1, translated as MRALGAAPVQVEGQRLSWVGMVLTVLVITSSSLSALSLYHMLALHAEVEVLKSEVSRRREGCRDTPVESMRGPQHQQREDDANTAPVRNSVVPPRMQTEASGRQQEQLRLKKRSLGTLQPFLQMIPDSKRATFQKDFAMEKHTGIPWQAGLQRGEALEADQDVIVVKEEGYYFIYSQVYFQDPHYAMGYIMIRMKKHVVGDESQHVVLFRCIQTMNVKVPYNTCYTGGIVKLDVGDTVELLIPRPTASLFLDGDCTYMGAIKLA; from the exons ATGCGTGCACTGGGAGCTGCTCCAGTTCAGGTGGAGGGTCAGAGGCTTTCGTGGGTTGGTATGGTTTTGACTGTGCTGGTGATTACCTCCTCTTCGCTATCAGCGCTGTCCCTATACCACATGCTGGCTCTGCATGCAGAGGTGGAAGTGCTGAAGAGCGAGGTGAGCCGCAGGAGAGAAGGTTGCAGAGACACACCGGTGGAAAGCATGAGAGGACCCCAGCACCAGCAACGTGAGGATGATGCCAACACAGCCCCG GTGAGGAACAGTGTGGTGCCTCCTAGAATGCAAACAGAAGCTTCTGGAAGGCAGCAAGAACAGTTAAGGTTGAAGAAGAGAAGTCTGGGAA CACTTCAGCCGTTCTTGCAGATGATACCAGACAGCAAGAGGGCGACCTTTCAGAAAG ACTTTGCAATGGAGAAACACACTGGCATTCCGTGGCAGGCTGGTCTACAGCGAGGCGAGGCTCTTGAGGCGGATCAGGATGTCATAGTGGTTAAAGAGGAGGGCTATTACTTCATTTACAGTCAG GTTTATTTTCAAGACCCGCATTATGCAATGGGCTACATCATGATCCGCATGAAAAAGCATGTGGTCGGGGACGAGAGTCAACATGTTGTTCTGTTCCGCTGCATCCAGACCATGAACGTGAAGGTTCCCTATAACACCTGCTACACAGGAG GGATAGTGAAGCTAGACGTTGGAGACACAGTGGAGCTGCTTATACCTCGACCCACAGCAAGCCTCTTTCTGGATGGAGACTGCACCTACATGGGAGCCATCAAACTGGCCTGA
- the tnfsf13b gene encoding tumor necrosis factor ligand superfamily member 13B isoform X2, producing the protein MLALHAEVEVLKSEVSRRREGCRDTPVESMRGPQHQQREDDANTAPVRNSVVPPRMQTEASGRQQEQLRLKKRSLGTLQPFLQMIPDSKRATFQKDFAMEKHTGIPWQAGLQRGEALEADQDVIVVKEEGYYFIYSQVYFQDPHYAMGYIMIRMKKHVVGDESQHVVLFRCIQTMNVKVPYNTCYTGGIVKLDVGDTVELLIPRPTASLFLDGDCTYMGAIKLA; encoded by the exons ATGCTGGCTCTGCATGCAGAGGTGGAAGTGCTGAAGAGCGAGGTGAGCCGCAGGAGAGAAGGTTGCAGAGACACACCGGTGGAAAGCATGAGAGGACCCCAGCACCAGCAACGTGAGGATGATGCCAACACAGCCCCG GTGAGGAACAGTGTGGTGCCTCCTAGAATGCAAACAGAAGCTTCTGGAAGGCAGCAAGAACAGTTAAGGTTGAAGAAGAGAAGTCTGGGAA CACTTCAGCCGTTCTTGCAGATGATACCAGACAGCAAGAGGGCGACCTTTCAGAAAG ACTTTGCAATGGAGAAACACACTGGCATTCCGTGGCAGGCTGGTCTACAGCGAGGCGAGGCTCTTGAGGCGGATCAGGATGTCATAGTGGTTAAAGAGGAGGGCTATTACTTCATTTACAGTCAG GTTTATTTTCAAGACCCGCATTATGCAATGGGCTACATCATGATCCGCATGAAAAAGCATGTGGTCGGGGACGAGAGTCAACATGTTGTTCTGTTCCGCTGCATCCAGACCATGAACGTGAAGGTTCCCTATAACACCTGCTACACAGGAG GGATAGTGAAGCTAGACGTTGGAGACACAGTGGAGCTGCTTATACCTCGACCCACAGCAAGCCTCTTTCTGGATGGAGACTGCACCTACATGGGAGCCATCAAACTGGCCTGA